The following are encoded in a window of Haloarcula halophila genomic DNA:
- a CDS encoding 5-formyltetrahydrofolate cyclo-ligase, which produces MDKQALREQVWDALEAEGIARFPFPPHGRIPNVAGADEAAERLAETAVWTDAETVKANPDAPQLPVRRRALRAGKTVYMAVPRLREADCFYELDPARLDDIERAPTVSNVADHARQVGPEAVGTVDLVVSGSVAVTEAGARIGKGEGFSDLEFAVLRELDLVTDETAVATTVHERQVAGGPSGAVESASVPVDDHDVPMDWVVTPDRTVETETPYRRPSGVDWGALPPERIDEIPVLAAHAPDR; this is translated from the coding sequence ATGGACAAGCAAGCTCTCCGCGAGCAGGTGTGGGACGCGCTGGAGGCCGAGGGGATCGCCCGCTTCCCGTTCCCGCCACACGGACGCATCCCGAACGTCGCCGGCGCCGACGAGGCGGCCGAACGGCTCGCCGAGACAGCCGTCTGGACCGACGCCGAGACGGTCAAAGCCAACCCGGACGCGCCACAGCTTCCGGTCCGACGCCGCGCGCTCCGGGCGGGCAAGACCGTCTACATGGCAGTCCCGCGGCTCCGCGAGGCAGACTGTTTCTACGAACTCGACCCGGCACGGCTCGACGATATCGAGCGGGCGCCGACGGTCTCGAACGTCGCCGACCACGCTCGGCAGGTCGGCCCCGAGGCGGTCGGTACCGTCGATCTCGTCGTCTCGGGCTCGGTCGCCGTCACCGAAGCCGGGGCACGGATCGGCAAGGGCGAGGGGTTCAGCGACCTGGAGTTCGCCGTCCTCCGGGAACTCGACCTGGTCACCGACGAGACGGCGGTCGCCACGACCGTCCACGAACGTCAGGTCGCGGGCGGCCCTTCGGGTGCCGTCGAGTCGGCGTCGGTCCCCGTCGACGACCACGACGTCCCGATGGACTGGGTCGTCACGCCCGACCGCACCGTCGAGACCGAGACGCCCTACAGACGCCCGTCCGGTGTCGACTGGGGAGCGCTGCCCCCCGAGCGGATCGACGAGATCCCGGTGTTGGCCGCTCATGCGCCGGATCGGTGA